The following are encoded in a window of Flavobacterium sp. WC2421 genomic DNA:
- the truA gene encoding tRNA pseudouridine(38-40) synthase TruA has product MRYFIKLAYNGTLYHGWQYQPNASSVQETLNKAFSVLLNSDINLMGAGRTDTGVHAKVMYAHFDFETSFDIAKLIHKLNSYLPKDIVVYDIISVHQEAHVRFDATKRTYEYHINTFKDAFLQEQSWYFHQKLDLNLMNEAAKLLFNHTDFQCFSKVNTDVNTFDCTIYKADWKVENNKLIFTISANRFLRNMVRSIVGTLVNIGLHKITLDDFNTIIESKNRDKAGFSVPAHGLYLTEIDYDYITK; this is encoded by the coding sequence TTGAGATATTTTATAAAATTAGCGTATAACGGAACTCTTTATCATGGCTGGCAATACCAACCAAATGCCTCCTCTGTTCAGGAAACGTTAAACAAAGCATTTTCGGTATTACTTAATTCAGACATCAATCTAATGGGCGCCGGTCGAACAGATACAGGCGTTCATGCTAAAGTGATGTATGCCCATTTTGATTTTGAGACTTCGTTTGATATCGCTAAATTGATTCACAAACTCAACTCTTACTTGCCCAAAGACATTGTTGTTTATGATATTATTTCAGTTCACCAAGAAGCGCATGTTCGATTTGATGCGACAAAAAGAACCTATGAATATCATATCAACACGTTTAAAGACGCCTTTTTGCAAGAACAAAGTTGGTACTTTCATCAAAAATTAGATCTTAATTTAATGAATGAAGCCGCAAAATTGCTATTCAACCATACTGATTTTCAATGTTTCTCTAAGGTCAATACAGATGTAAATACGTTTGATTGTACGATTTACAAAGCAGATTGGAAAGTGGAAAACAACAAACTAATTTTTACAATATCGGCCAATAGGTTTTTAAGAAATATGGTGCGTTCTATTGTAGGAACGCTTGTTAATATCGGGTTACATAAAATAACGCTGGATGATTTTAATACTATCATTGAAAGCAAGAACAGAGACAAAGCTGGGTTTTCGGTACCGGCCCACGGATTGTATTTAACCGAAATAGATTACGATTACATAACTAAATAG
- a CDS encoding DUF4293 domain-containing protein — MIQRIQTIYLILAFVVTGILPFLFPLWTMNDGKEYFFMQNQIYVILLGLSTTLTVLSIVSYKKRQNQFVVGRLNMILNLILLGLFVYRSLNVSGETAVVSEKGIGMFLPIIAIVLLVLANKAIKKDEDLVKSVDRLR, encoded by the coding sequence ATGATACAGAGAATTCAGACGATTTATTTAATTCTAGCTTTTGTAGTTACTGGGATTTTACCTTTTTTATTTCCTTTATGGACAATGAATGACGGAAAGGAATATTTCTTTATGCAAAACCAGATTTATGTAATTTTATTGGGATTAAGTACAACACTTACTGTATTAAGTATTGTTTCGTATAAAAAAAGACAGAATCAATTTGTCGTTGGCAGATTGAATATGATATTAAATTTAATTTTATTAGGATTATTTGTATATCGTTCATTAAATGTATCTGGAGAAACAGCTGTTGTTTCTGAGAAAGGTATTGGGATGTTTCTACCTATTATTGCTATCGTATTATTAGTCTTGGCTAATAAGGCCATCAAAAAGGATGAAGATCTTGTAAAATCTGTGGACAGATTGAGGTAA
- a CDS encoding ABC transporter ATP-binding protein produces MKAKAFDTRLFKRILQYTKPYQWRFNGVIAFAVSLSIFAALRPYLLKQTVDDYIQTEDAKGLLFYITLMGIVLLCEVFSQFYFVFWANWLGQDIVKDIRTKLFKHILSFRMKYFDLVPVGQLVTRSVSDIESIARIFSQGLFMIISDLMKMFVVLIFMFYMNWKLTWIVIVAMPILVFITRIFQRKMQVAFEEVRAQIANMNSFVQERVTGMKIVQLFNREEIEAEKFKEINDKHKKAWIKTILYNSIFFPIADIISSLTLGFIVLYGGIKILNGDHFTTFGDLFSYTMFIGMLFNPLRQIADKFNEMQLGMIAANRVFEIIDTQDQIQDTGEIEAPVFLGNIEFKAVHFSYIADEEVIKGIDLEVKAGETIAIVGSTGAGKSTIINLLNRFYEINSGTIFIDDTNIENYTLGSLRKQIAVVLQDVFLFADTIYNNITLNNPDITREDVLAAAQEIGVHEFIMSLPDNYDFDVKERGVMLSSGQRQLIAFLRAYVSNPSILILDEATSSIDTYSEELIQRATETITLGRTSIVIAHRLATIVNADKIVVMDKGLIVERGTHQELINRESGYYKNLYDSQFSVAN; encoded by the coding sequence ATGAAAGCAAAAGCATTCGACACTCGATTATTTAAAAGAATATTACAATATACTAAACCGTATCAATGGCGCTTTAATGGCGTTATTGCCTTTGCGGTTTCTTTATCTATTTTTGCGGCTTTGCGTCCTTATTTATTGAAGCAAACAGTGGATGATTACATTCAAACTGAAGATGCTAAGGGGCTTTTGTTTTACATCACTTTGATGGGAATCGTTCTTTTATGTGAGGTTTTTTCACAGTTTTATTTTGTTTTTTGGGCCAACTGGCTAGGGCAAGACATTGTGAAAGACATTCGTACTAAACTCTTTAAACACATCTTGAGTTTTAGAATGAAATATTTTGATTTGGTGCCCGTAGGACAACTAGTTACACGTTCCGTTTCGGATATCGAATCTATTGCACGTATTTTTAGTCAGGGACTGTTTATGATTATCAGTGACTTGATGAAAATGTTTGTGGTCCTTATTTTCATGTTCTATATGAACTGGAAATTAACATGGATTGTAATTGTTGCCATGCCGATTTTGGTTTTTATAACCCGAATCTTTCAACGTAAAATGCAGGTCGCTTTCGAAGAAGTGCGCGCTCAAATTGCCAATATGAACTCATTTGTTCAGGAACGGGTAACAGGAATGAAAATTGTTCAATTGTTTAATCGAGAAGAAATTGAAGCAGAAAAATTCAAAGAAATCAATGATAAACATAAAAAAGCTTGGATAAAAACCATTTTATACAACTCCATCTTCTTCCCTATTGCTGATATCATTTCATCTCTAACACTAGGATTTATAGTACTTTACGGTGGTATTAAAATATTGAATGGGGATCATTTCACGACATTTGGAGATTTGTTTTCCTACACCATGTTTATAGGAATGTTATTTAATCCCTTGCGTCAGATTGCAGATAAATTCAACGAGATGCAACTAGGAATGATTGCTGCGAATCGTGTTTTTGAAATTATTGACACTCAAGATCAAATTCAGGATACGGGAGAAATTGAAGCTCCCGTGTTTTTAGGAAACATTGAATTCAAAGCGGTGCACTTTAGTTATATCGCCGATGAAGAGGTGATAAAGGGAATCGATTTAGAAGTAAAAGCAGGTGAAACCATTGCAATTGTGGGTTCAACAGGTGCTGGAAAATCGACAATTATTAATTTATTGAATCGTTTTTACGAAATCAATAGCGGAACCATTTTTATTGACGATACTAATATTGAGAATTATACATTAGGGTCATTGCGTAAACAAATTGCAGTCGTTTTACAAGATGTTTTTCTTTTTGCTGATACTATTTATAATAATATTACCTTAAATAACCCTGACATCACTAGAGAAGATGTTTTGGCTGCAGCCCAAGAAATTGGCGTTCATGAATTCATTATGAGTTTACCTGATAATTATGATTTTGATGTGAAAGAACGTGGGGTAATGCTATCTTCTGGTCAACGCCAATTGATTGCTTTTTTGAGAGCTTATGTAAGTAATCCAAGTATACTTATTCTAGACGAAGCTACATCATCTATTGATACGTATTCCGAAGAATTGATTCAACGTGCTACAGAAACAATTACCTTAGGTAGAACTTCGATTGTAATTGCGCACAGACTGGCTACTATTGTCAATGCCGATAAAATTGTGGTGATGGACAAAGGCTTAATTGTAGAACGAGGAACCCATCAAGAATTAATCAATCGTGAAAGTGGGTATTATAAGAATTTATATGATTCTCAATTTTCTGTAGCTAACTAG
- a CDS encoding metallophosphoesterase, whose translation MKKILLLSDTHSHIDDTILKYVAQADEVWHAGDIGDLMVTDTLKKLKPLRAVYGNIDDDKARLEFQLHNRFMCEGVDVWITHIGGYPGKYNPNIKAEIVANPPKLFICGHSHILKVIFDKKNNLLHMNPGACGKSGFHQVRTMLRFVIDGDKIKDLEIIEIEKRV comes from the coding sequence ATGAAAAAAATACTCCTCCTATCTGATACACACAGCCATATAGACGATACAATCTTAAAATATGTTGCTCAAGCCGATGAAGTTTGGCATGCAGGAGATATTGGTGATTTGATGGTAACAGATACTTTAAAAAAACTCAAACCATTGCGAGCTGTTTACGGTAATATTGATGATGACAAAGCTCGTTTAGAATTTCAACTTCATAATCGTTTTATGTGTGAAGGAGTTGACGTGTGGATTACGCATATTGGTGGTTATCCAGGTAAATACAATCCCAATATTAAAGCGGAAATAGTAGCAAACCCTCCAAAATTATTTATTTGCGGGCATTCTCATATTTTAAAAGTAATCTTCGACAAGAAGAATAATCTTTTACATATGAATCCAGGAGCATGTGGAAAAAGCGGTTTTCATCAAGTGCGAACTATGCTGCGATTTGTAATTGATGGAGATAAAATAAAAGACTTAGAAATTATAGAAATAGAAAAAAGGGTGTAA
- a CDS encoding SPFH domain-containing protein: MTTLMASFWWILPVVFSIIFYKFVLRVFFGMVIVPENKIGLVTKKFVLFGADKSLPDGRIIATKGEAGYQARTLAPGLYWMMWIWQYSVDMTGFTIIPEGQIGLILSRDGQEIPTGRILARKVTSDNFQDATAFLNNGGQKGRQTAFITTGSYRINTFLFEIVIVEQIKIYENMIGIVTALDGEPIPQGQIAGKNIDGHNNFQDFDAFLDNGGNRGLQPQVMLAGSYYINTWGIQIEQNPMTDVPIGYVGVVISYIGEDGKDVTGDTFKHGNIVSKGQRGVWMEPLGPGKYALNKYTTKLEPVPTTNLVLNWANARSESHDLDKNLSTITVRSKDGFPFNLDVAQIIHVPANEAPKVIARFGSMTNLVSQVLEPTIGNYFRNSAQDSDVISFLSTRKERQESAKTHIKTVLDEYNVNAVDTLIGDIVPPDSLMKTLTDRKIAEEEQKTYQTQRMAQEQRQGVEKETAIADMQKEIVKASQSVEIAQRTADATVKKAEGDATSLKLNVNAEAEATKMRANAEAEATKARAGAQAEATKLNASAEAEKISKTGLAEAEKIMAIGKSTAEAYQLQVSAMGGDNFTKYKITEEIGKGNIKVIPDVLITGTNGSEGGISGLLGLKLMEMMDSSTDNNKKNK; the protein is encoded by the coding sequence ATGACAACTTTAATGGCCTCTTTTTGGTGGATACTCCCGGTAGTTTTTTCCATCATTTTTTACAAATTCGTTTTGCGTGTTTTCTTTGGGATGGTTATTGTTCCCGAGAATAAAATTGGTTTAGTGACCAAAAAATTTGTACTCTTCGGCGCTGATAAGTCGTTACCCGATGGTAGAATTATAGCTACTAAAGGCGAAGCCGGGTATCAAGCACGAACACTGGCTCCAGGATTATATTGGATGATGTGGATATGGCAATACTCTGTTGATATGACTGGATTTACAATCATTCCAGAAGGTCAAATTGGTTTGATTCTAAGTAGAGATGGACAAGAAATCCCAACAGGTCGAATTCTTGCCCGCAAGGTAACATCAGATAATTTTCAGGATGCAACTGCATTCTTAAACAATGGTGGTCAAAAAGGGCGTCAAACGGCCTTTATCACCACTGGATCCTATCGTATTAATACCTTTCTATTCGAAATTGTGATTGTAGAACAAATCAAGATTTATGAAAACATGATTGGTATTGTAACAGCGCTTGACGGAGAGCCTATACCCCAAGGACAAATTGCGGGTAAAAACATTGACGGACACAATAACTTTCAAGATTTTGACGCCTTTCTTGATAATGGCGGAAATCGCGGTTTACAACCTCAAGTGATGCTTGCAGGATCCTATTATATCAATACATGGGGAATTCAAATTGAACAAAACCCAATGACTGATGTACCTATTGGTTATGTAGGAGTAGTGATCTCCTATATTGGAGAAGACGGAAAAGATGTAACAGGTGATACTTTTAAACACGGAAATATTGTTTCAAAAGGACAGCGTGGCGTTTGGATGGAACCCCTAGGACCAGGGAAATATGCTTTAAACAAATACACAACAAAGCTAGAACCTGTTCCTACAACAAACTTAGTTTTGAACTGGGCCAATGCTAGAAGCGAATCCCATGATTTAGACAAAAACCTATCAACAATCACGGTACGATCTAAAGATGGTTTCCCGTTCAATCTAGATGTTGCACAAATTATTCACGTTCCAGCCAATGAAGCACCTAAGGTAATTGCACGTTTTGGTAGTATGACTAACTTGGTTTCACAAGTATTAGAACCTACCATTGGTAACTATTTTAGAAACTCGGCTCAAGACAGTGACGTAATTTCATTTTTAAGCACTCGAAAAGAGCGTCAAGAATCGGCTAAGACGCATATCAAAACCGTTTTGGACGAGTACAATGTAAATGCGGTAGATACATTGATTGGTGACATCGTACCACCTGATTCATTGATGAAAACATTAACTGACAGGAAAATTGCCGAAGAAGAGCAAAAAACCTATCAAACACAAAGAATGGCGCAAGAACAACGTCAAGGTGTAGAGAAAGAAACCGCTATTGCTGATATGCAAAAAGAAATTGTAAAAGCATCACAAAGTGTCGAGATTGCGCAACGTACTGCTGATGCAACGGTAAAAAAAGCCGAAGGAGATGCTACGAGTTTGAAACTTAACGTAAATGCAGAAGCCGAAGCTACAAAAATGCGTGCCAATGCAGAAGCCGAAGCAACAAAAGCGAGAGCGGGTGCACAAGCTGAAGCAACCAAATTAAATGCAAGTGCCGAAGCCGAGAAGATCTCGAAAACAGGTCTTGCCGAAGCCGAAAAAATTATGGCTATTGGTAAATCGACTGCTGAGGCCTACCAACTTCAAGTCTCTGCTATGGGTGGTGATAACTTTACTAAGTATAAAATCACCGAAGAGATTGGAAAAGGAAATATAAAAGTAATTCCTGATGTTTTAATCACAGGAACTAATGGTTCCGAAGGAGGAATTAGTGGATTATTAGGACTGAAACTCATGGAAATGATGGACAGTTCCACTGATAACAACAAGAAAAATAAATAA
- the rho gene encoding transcription termination factor Rho, whose protein sequence is MFDISALKEMKLSELQEIAKSAKTIKFNGVKKETLIGSILEHQNNTVDSTLDKNSDAPVEDNKPKRARILPVKKVAIQKTTNKTIFKEVAPVEADLQIKVEMPADVIAQVDAVNSQTEDEKENVIPEKKVGKVIKFNKSAYEKKIALKKDKEETKEVVVKDENKEVVEENVSKTDATEVAPPAKKINPNQLNKQNQNPNFKNKKNNFRDSDFEFDGIIESEGVLEMMPDGYGFLRSSDYNYLASPDDIYLSTSQIRLFGLKTGDTVKGVVRPPKEGEKFFPLVRVLKINGHDPQVVRDRVSFEHLTPVFPSEKFNLAERQSTISTRIIDLFSPIGKGQRGMIVAQPKTGKTMLLKEIANAIAANHPEVYLIVLLIDERPEEVTDMQRSVRGEVIASTFDREPQEHVKIANIVLEKAKRLVECGHDVVILLDSITRLARAYNTVQPASGKVLSGGVDANALQKPKRFFGAARNVENGGSLSIIATALTETGSKMDEVIFEEFKGTGNMELQLDRKIANKRIFPAIDLTSSSTRRDDMLLDEKTLQRMWIMRKYLSDMNPVEAMSFINDRFRQTKNNEEFLISMND, encoded by the coding sequence ATGTTTGATATTTCTGCATTAAAAGAAATGAAGCTTTCTGAGCTTCAAGAAATCGCTAAGTCAGCTAAAACCATAAAGTTTAATGGTGTTAAAAAAGAGACCTTGATTGGGTCGATTTTAGAACATCAAAACAATACTGTTGATTCAACATTAGATAAAAATTCGGATGCTCCAGTTGAGGATAATAAACCTAAAAGAGCCCGTATTCTACCAGTTAAGAAGGTAGCTATTCAAAAAACTACAAATAAAACTATTTTTAAAGAAGTAGCTCCTGTTGAAGCTGATCTTCAGATTAAAGTAGAAATGCCTGCGGATGTAATTGCACAAGTTGATGCAGTTAATTCGCAAACCGAAGATGAAAAAGAGAATGTAATTCCAGAAAAGAAAGTAGGTAAGGTTATTAAGTTTAATAAATCAGCTTACGAAAAGAAAATAGCTTTAAAAAAGGATAAAGAAGAAACAAAAGAAGTAGTTGTTAAAGACGAAAATAAAGAAGTAGTTGAAGAAAATGTTTCAAAAACAGATGCTACTGAAGTTGCTCCTCCTGCTAAAAAAATAAATCCAAATCAATTAAATAAACAAAATCAAAACCCTAATTTTAAAAATAAAAAAAATAATTTTAGAGATTCAGATTTTGAATTTGACGGAATAATTGAAAGTGAGGGAGTATTAGAAATGATGCCTGATGGCTATGGTTTCTTACGTTCTTCCGATTATAATTACCTAGCTTCACCGGATGATATTTATTTATCAACTTCACAAATTAGATTGTTTGGTCTAAAAACTGGAGATACGGTTAAAGGGGTGGTACGTCCTCCAAAAGAAGGAGAAAAGTTTTTTCCTTTAGTTCGTGTGTTAAAAATTAATGGGCATGATCCACAAGTGGTTCGTGATCGAGTTTCATTCGAACATTTAACGCCTGTTTTTCCGTCAGAAAAATTCAATTTAGCCGAAAGACAAAGCACCATTTCTACTCGTATTATCGATTTATTTTCTCCTATAGGAAAAGGACAACGTGGTATGATTGTCGCACAGCCAAAAACGGGTAAAACCATGTTGTTGAAAGAAATTGCAAATGCAATTGCTGCCAATCATCCCGAAGTATATTTAATTGTTTTACTAATAGACGAACGTCCAGAAGAGGTTACGGATATGCAACGTAGTGTACGTGGTGAAGTAATTGCTTCTACATTTGATAGAGAGCCACAAGAACACGTTAAAATTGCTAATATTGTACTTGAAAAAGCAAAACGATTAGTAGAATGTGGACATGATGTCGTGATTCTATTAGATTCCATTACCCGTTTAGCAAGAGCATATAACACAGTACAACCTGCTTCAGGTAAAGTATTGAGTGGAGGAGTAGATGCTAATGCTTTACAGAAACCAAAACGTTTCTTTGGAGCCGCCCGTAATGTAGAAAATGGAGGTTCATTAAGTATCATTGCAACTGCTTTGACTGAAACTGGTTCAAAAATGGATGAAGTTATCTTCGAAGAATTTAAAGGTACTGGTAATATGGAATTGCAGTTGGATAGAAAAATTGCTAATAAACGTATCTTCCCAGCCATTGATTTAACTTCTTCAAGTACAAGACGTGATGATATGTTGTTAGATGAGAAAACGTTGCAAAGAATGTGGATCATGAGAAAATACCTTTCTGATATGAATCCTGTTGAAGCAATGAGTTTTATAAACGATCGTTTTAGACAAACGAAAAACAATGAAGAGTTTTTAATTTCAATGAATGATTAA
- a CDS encoding ATP-binding protein — MFQNRFILLFLLLQTSFSTIVFSQETFPSKNEITKMTKEATSLMKNEKYEKSLIKSRIALKYAIAIKDDNLIATCYNTIAANFDELAEFEKAFFYYQKGILYANRTNNNQLKNWLNNNLGNIYCFDKKEYQKGISYYKKSLEYSTRIKDSAEIVFTKLNITWAYFDIGNFSEGLPYLNFINKYHPKYGDKSLSGVLNMLNGMYYNSINDPQKADYFFKKAIQFETLENEKSDLSFAYQEYSRFLLKNGDYKKAYENLDLYNTITVEINNQEKLKKVNVAGINLQIDEYKREIDNIETKYKTKQQILLEKQSKNKRISIIIISILLLILILFYFFFQNNRLKEKNKLKDIQSKIQQNIINASISGQEIERKKIAAFLHDNISALLSSAGLHLSVFSSINKIESEEIIKTKKILNEAHDKVRDLSHQLLPSLLARFGLFYALNDLCEKNSNSSISFEYASTMETTTRYNGDFEMKMYFIIMELLNNIIKHSKAKNAFVSIDERDNSLFIHVRDNGKGFNTAGEYKEIEGFGLNQIKARVNNIDGEVTIHSKIKSGTSIYINVPITYKV, encoded by the coding sequence ATGTTTCAAAACAGATTTATTTTATTGTTTTTACTATTGCAAACTTCTTTCAGTACAATTGTATTTTCTCAAGAGACATTTCCTTCCAAAAATGAAATTACAAAAATGACCAAAGAAGCAACTTCTTTGATGAAAAATGAAAAATATGAAAAATCATTAATCAAATCAAGGATTGCTTTAAAATATGCAATTGCCATCAAAGATGACAATCTAATTGCTACTTGCTACAATACTATTGCAGCAAATTTTGATGAACTAGCTGAATTTGAAAAAGCCTTTTTTTATTATCAAAAAGGAATTTTATATGCTAATAGAACCAATAACAATCAGCTCAAGAATTGGTTGAATAATAATCTTGGTAACATTTATTGTTTTGATAAAAAAGAGTATCAAAAAGGAATTTCTTATTATAAGAAATCTCTTGAGTATAGTACCAGAATAAAAGATTCAGCTGAAATTGTTTTTACAAAACTAAACATAACATGGGCTTATTTTGATATTGGGAATTTTTCCGAAGGCCTACCCTATTTAAATTTCATTAATAAATACCATCCTAAATATGGTGATAAATCTTTATCAGGAGTTCTAAACATGCTTAATGGTATGTATTACAATTCTATAAATGATCCTCAAAAAGCAGATTATTTTTTTAAAAAAGCAATCCAATTTGAAACATTAGAAAATGAAAAATCAGATTTATCTTTCGCTTATCAAGAATATTCCAGGTTTTTATTGAAAAATGGGGATTATAAAAAAGCTTATGAAAATTTAGATCTTTATAATACAATTACGGTTGAAATCAACAATCAAGAAAAGTTAAAAAAAGTAAATGTAGCTGGAATAAATCTCCAAATAGATGAATACAAAAGAGAAATTGACAATATTGAAACTAAATATAAGACTAAGCAACAAATCCTATTAGAGAAACAATCTAAAAATAAACGAATTAGTATTATAATCATTTCAATACTACTTTTAATTCTTATTCTTTTTTACTTTTTCTTCCAAAATAATAGATTAAAAGAAAAAAATAAGCTGAAAGACATCCAAAGTAAAATTCAGCAAAACATTATCAATGCCTCCATTAGCGGTCAAGAAATAGAGCGAAAAAAAATAGCTGCATTTTTACATGACAATATTAGTGCCCTGCTTTCTTCAGCAGGATTACACTTGAGTGTTTTTAGTAGCATAAATAAAATTGAGTCGGAAGAAATTATTAAAACAAAAAAAATATTGAATGAGGCTCATGATAAAGTACGTGACCTTTCGCATCAACTGCTGCCCTCTTTATTGGCTCGTTTTGGATTGTTTTATGCACTTAATGATTTATGTGAAAAGAATTCAAATTCAAGTATTAGTTTTGAATACGCTAGTACAATGGAGACTACAACACGTTACAATGGAGATTTTGAAATGAAAATGTATTTTATAATTATGGAGTTATTGAATAATATTATAAAACATAGTAAAGCTAAAAATGCTTTTGTAAGCATTGATGAAAGAGATAATTCATTGTTCATTCATGTAAGAGATAATGGAAAAGGTTTTAACACTGCTGGTGAGTATAAAGAAATTGAAGGGTTTGGGCTTAACCAAATTAAAGCTAGAGTAAATAATATTGATGGAGAAGTAACAATCCATTCAAAAATAAAATCGGGAACATCAATCTATATCAATGTTCCTATTACTTACAAGGTATAG
- the lpdA gene encoding dihydrolipoyl dehydrogenase, translating into MKYDIIVLGSGPGGYVTAIRASQLGFKVAVIEKESLGGVCLNWGCIPTKALLKSAQVFDYLKHASDYGLTVSSFDKDFPAVIQRSRGVAQGMSKGVTFLMKKNKIDVINGFGKVKPGKKIDVTDKDNKVTEYSADHIIVATGARSRELPNLPQDGEKVIGYRQAMSLPSQPKKMIIVGSGAIGVEFAHFYNSMGTEVTIVEFMPNVVPVEDEDISKQMEKSLKKSGITVMTNSSVERIDTTGAGVKAFVKTAKGEVVLEADILLSAVGIKTNIENIGLEEVGIATDRDKIIVDAYNQTNIPGYYAIGDVTPGQALAHVASAEGINCVEKIAGLHVEPIDYGNVPGCTYATPEIASVGLTEKQALEKGYELKIGKFPFSASGKAQASGNSDGFVKVIFDAKYGEWLGCHMIGAGVTDMIAEAVVARKLETTGHEILKSIHPHPTMSEAVMEAVADAYGEVIHL; encoded by the coding sequence ATGAAATACGATATCATAGTTTTAGGAAGTGGTCCGGGTGGATATGTTACTGCCATTAGAGCATCTCAATTAGGGTTTAAAGTTGCCGTAATTGAAAAAGAAAGCTTAGGTGGTGTATGTTTGAATTGGGGATGTATCCCAACGAAAGCATTACTAAAATCAGCTCAGGTTTTTGATTATCTAAAACATGCTTCCGATTATGGATTGACTGTTTCTTCATTCGATAAGGATTTTCCTGCTGTTATTCAACGTAGCCGTGGGGTTGCACAAGGAATGAGCAAAGGGGTTACTTTCTTGATGAAAAAAAATAAAATTGACGTGATCAATGGTTTTGGAAAAGTAAAACCTGGTAAAAAAATTGATGTAACTGATAAAGACAATAAAGTAACTGAATATAGTGCTGATCATATTATTGTTGCAACGGGCGCACGTTCACGTGAGTTACCAAACTTACCTCAAGATGGAGAAAAAGTAATTGGTTACCGCCAAGCAATGAGTTTACCAAGCCAACCTAAAAAAATGATTATCGTTGGTTCAGGTGCAATTGGAGTAGAATTTGCTCATTTCTATAACTCAATGGGAACGGAAGTGACTATTGTAGAATTTATGCCAAACGTAGTTCCTGTAGAAGACGAAGATATTTCTAAACAAATGGAAAAATCTTTGAAAAAATCTGGAATTACAGTAATGACTAACTCATCAGTAGAACGCATTGACACTACTGGAGCTGGAGTGAAAGCATTTGTAAAAACGGCTAAAGGAGAAGTAGTTCTTGAAGCTGATATTTTACTTTCGGCTGTTGGAATCAAAACAAATATTGAAAACATTGGTCTAGAAGAAGTAGGAATTGCTACTGATAGAGACAAAATAATAGTGGATGCTTACAACCAAACAAATATCCCCGGATATTACGCTATAGGGGATGTAACTCCAGGACAAGCTTTGGCACACGTTGCCTCTGCAGAAGGAATCAACTGTGTTGAAAAAATTGCTGGATTACATGTAGAGCCAATCGATTACGGAAACGTTCCTGGTTGTACGTATGCTACACCAGAAATTGCTTCAGTAGGATTAACTGAAAAACAAGCCCTAGAAAAAGGATATGAATTGAAAATTGGTAAATTCCCATTTTCAGCTTCTGGAAAGGCACAAGCTTCAGGAAATTCGGATGGTTTTGTAAAAGTAATTTTTGATGCCAAATACGGCGAATGGTTAGGTTGTCACATGATTGGAGCTGGTGTTACGGATATGATTGCTGAGGCAGTTGTAGCACGTAAACTAGAAACTACAGGACACGAAATCCTAAAATCGATCCATCCTCACCCAACAATGAGTGAAGCTGTGATGGAAGCGGTAGCCGACGCTTACGGTGAAGTTATTCACTTGTAA
- a CDS encoding response regulator, with amino-acid sequence MTKKIRIHLADDHQVLIDGMRTLLNTISNFEVVGFSLDGSTLYDDVTNNNTTILILDISMPKKDGIEVVKEFAKKGFPCKVIILSSYDDLKIIQEVMKLGVSGYLTKQCAGENIVEAIQAVSNGEDYFCTTVREKIFNSATKNISKLNKYKPTIDLLLTGREIEIITLIALEYSGKEISEQLFISSNTVETHRKNIMKKLKAKNTISLVKFAIKNKLIKS; translated from the coding sequence ATGACAAAAAAAATAAGGATACACCTTGCTGACGACCATCAAGTTCTCATTGATGGGATGAGAACTTTATTAAATACAATCTCAAATTTTGAGGTTGTAGGTTTTTCTTTGGATGGAAGCACGCTATATGATGACGTCACTAACAACAATACAACTATTCTAATCTTAGACATCAGTATGCCTAAAAAAGACGGCATAGAGGTTGTCAAGGAATTTGCTAAAAAAGGGTTTCCTTGTAAAGTAATTATTCTATCTAGTTATGATGATTTAAAAATTATACAAGAAGTGATGAAGCTTGGTGTTAGTGGGTATCTAACAAAGCAATGTGCTGGCGAAAATATAGTCGAAGCCATTCAGGCAGTTTCAAACGGTGAGGATTATTTTTGTACTACTGTTAGAGAAAAAATATTCAATTCAGCTACCAAAAATATCTCAAAACTTAATAAATACAAACCTACTATCGACTTGCTATTAACTGGTAGAGAAATTGAAATTATAACCTTAATTGCATTAGAATATAGTGGAAAAGAGATAAGCGAACAATTATTTATCAGTTCAAATACGGTTGAAACACATCGTAAAAATATCATGAAAAAACTAAAAGCAAAAAACACCATTAGCCTAGTTAAATTTGCCATTAAAAACAAATTAATTAAATCGTGA